One genomic window of Triplophysa rosa linkage group LG11, Trosa_1v2, whole genome shotgun sequence includes the following:
- the pglyrp6 gene encoding peptidoglycan recognition protein 6, translating to MNGFIKAVESIENENPGLSMLEVVKGIRKTVGFQTNLIENYLGDESDAHNLAMKPSVAAYVSEVVHHKVSKFGEEEGVVLTLDGSNVALAPMLLGLEAGLQSTTKNLIPGLYPLTLTENLAASFLHHAQNEQTSVPLGSKGFWDSIKSPKVYTLSGLPSLATDALLTGGIDGTILGSEVAKFNHLEISLSNLLKSYYSHKLDLAGLDTAPRLISQKRRINFRTLLRFSSLKNQVADALTNHLGFYKNSDRKTLDAVMHEGFEKFAYLYAVCPNIIMRSQWGAAAYIGSPTYLSLPVPYLFIHHTYEPSKPCITFEQCASDMRSMQKFHQQTNGWDDIGYSFVAGSDGNLYEGRGWNWVGAHTKGYNSKGYGVSFIGDYTSSLPVKSAMDMVRYDFTKCAVDAGGLSSSYSLYGHRQAVSTECPGNTLYQEIQSWEHYKSYLP from the exons ATGAATGGCTTCATCAAAGCTGTCGAGAGTATTGAAAATGAGAATCCTGGGCTTTCAATGCTTGAAGTGGTGAAGGGTATCCGCAAGACTGTTGGCTTCCAAACCAACTTGATCGAGAACTACCTTGGTGATGAAAGCGATGCACATAACCTTGCAATGAAACCATCAGTCGCTGCATACGTTTCCGAGGTCGTTCATCACAAGGTATCAAAGTTTGGTGAAGAGGAAGGTGTGGTTCTCACCTTAGATGGTTCAAATGTTGCTTTAGCCCCAATGCTACTGGGACTTGAAGCTGGTCTACAATCCACCACCAAAAATCTGATCCCAGGCTTGTACCCCTTGACCTTGACTGAGAACCTGGCTGCTTCTTTTCTACATCACGCCCAAAATGAGCAAACCAGTGTTCCTCTGGGCAGTAAGGGTTTCTGGGATAGCATTAAATCCCCGAAGGTGTACACACTCTCCGGTTTGCCTTCCTTGGCCACCGACGCTTTGTTAACTGGAGGCATAGATGGGACCATTCTCGGGTCAGAAGTTGCCAAATTTAACCATCTTGAGATATCACTAAGCAACTTGTTGAAGAGTTACTACAGTCACAAGTTAGACCTTGCTGGACTGGACACCGCACCCCGTCTGATTAGCCAAAAGCGAAGGATAAACTTCAGAACGCTTCTCCGCTTCTCTTCGCTTAAAAACCAAGTAGCGGATGCATTAACTAATCATCTGGGATTTTACAAAAACTCGGACAGGAAGACACTGGATGCTGTCATGCATGAGGGCTTTGAGAAATTTGCCTATTTGTATGCAG TCTGTCCCAACATCATTATGAGGTCTCAGTGGGGTGCAGCAGCGTACATCGGATCCCCTACCTACCTGTCTCTCCCTGTTCCCTACCTGTTCATCCACCACACGTACGAACCCTCCAAACCTTGCATCACCTTCGAGCAATGCGCTAGCGATATGCGCTCGATGCAGAAGTTTCACCAGCAAACCAATGGATGGGATGATATTGGATACAG TTTTGTTGCAGGTTCTGATGGAAACCTGTACGAAGGTCGCGGCTGGAATTGGGTTGGTGCCCACACCAAAGGGTACAACTCCAAAGGCTACGGCGTCTCTTTCATAGGCGATTATACTTCCAGCCTCCCGGTAAAAAGTGCCATGGATATGGTGAGATACGACTTCACAAAGTGCGCTGTGGACGCAGGAGGACTGAGCTCTTCTTATTCCTTATATGGGCACAGGCAAGCTGTAAGCACAGAATGCCCGGGAAACACCCTGTATCAGGAAATCCAGAGCTGGGAGCATTACAAG agcTACTTACCTTGA
- the hspbp1 gene encoding hsp70-binding protein 1, protein MAEGRGNRRQPHNLQGVLRMAVEAGSASDGPAPTEPMTQERVEFLRAALAEVCKGHMDEVEQMKQCLEVLRRDECRERGSEEDVEEEDEREDALEVLSELCENLDNARDLMKLGGLDLCMSRCLGHSEAGIRWRAAQLIASCAQNMPEVQYYLLNQGALPTLLQLTDHDTNSTVRVKALYAVSCLVREQEAGLKDFLTHDGFSVLMRGMQSDSKKLRTKSAFLLLNLLTSHPEHRETVMSMGMVQQLVSVLRSPHSSVHEHVLGVLCCLVEESPRGVSDCRDPSLGLEELLNQRLQDLKGQEESLEQLEFCERLRAACFQAPPVKDNGMDR, encoded by the exons ATGGCAGAAGGCAGGGGTAACAGACGTCAGCCCCATAATTTGCAGGGTGTGCTTCGGATGGCTGTGGAGGCCGGTTCTGCTTCTGATGGTCCGGCTCCTACAGAGCCCATGACACAGGAG AGAGTGGAGTTTTTGAGAGCAGCCCTCGCGGAGGTGTGTAAAGGACATATGGATGAGGTAGAACAGATGAAACAGTGTCTGGAAGTGTTAAGAAGAGATGAATGCAGAGAGAGAGGTAGTGAGGAAGATgtggaggaggaggatgaaAGAGAGGACGCACTGGAGGTGCTGTCTGAGCTGTGTGAGAACCTGGACAATGCAAGAG ATCTGATGAAGTTGGGCGGTCTGGATTTGTGTATGTCACGATGTCTGGGTCACTCGGAAGCGGGGATTCGTTGGAGAGCCGCTCAGCTCATTGCCAGCTGTGCCCAGAATATGCCTGAGGTGCAGTACTACCTGCTCAACCAGGGGGCGCTCCCGACACTCCTGCAACTCACAGATCACGACACGAACAGCACAGTTCGAGTTAAAGCACTCTACGCAGTGTCTT GTTTAGTACGGGAACAGGAAGCAGGTCTGAAGGACTTCCTGACGCATGATGGCTTTTCTGTGCTGATGAGGGGGATGCAGTCAGACAGTAAGAAACTGAGAAccaaatcagcatttcttctCCTCAACCTTCTGACCAGTCACCCAGAACACAGAG AAACAGTGATGTCTATGGGAATGGTGCAGCAGCTGGTATCAGTTCTCCGGTCCCCTCATTCCTCCGTACATGAACACGTGCTCGGTGTCCTCTGCTG TTTAGTTGAAGAATCGCCTCGTGGTGTGAGTGATTGTAGAGACCCGTCACTGGGTTTGGAAGAGCTGCTCAACCAGAGACTGCAGGACCTGAAGGGACAAGAGGAGAGCCTG GAGCAGCTGGAGTTTTGTGAACGTTTACGAGCGGCTTGTTTCCAGGCGCCACCTGTAAAAGACAATGGAATGGATCGCTGA
- the tufm gene encoding elongation factor Tu, mitochondrial encodes MAALLGFRACLSALQLTSPGLLHSSYKLCAVPLNRRNFAAEAKKVFSRDKPHVNIGTIGHVDHGKTTLTAAITKVLAEAGGARYKKYEDIDNAPEEKARGITINASHVEYTTANRHYAHTDCPGHADYVKNMITGTAQLDGCILVVAATDGQMPQTREHLLLARQIGVENVVVFVNKADAVEDKEMLDLVELEIRELLTEFGYDGENTPVVIGSALCALENRDPELGINAVMKLLEVVDTYIPLPKRELEKPFLLPIEGVYSIPGRGTVVTGTLERGVIRKGDECEFMGHSRSFKSVVTGIEMFHQSLDRAEAGDNLGALVRGLKREDVRRGMVMSKPVSIQPHQKVKAQVYVLSKEEGGRHKPFVTNFMPVMFSLTWDMACRVELPAGKEMVMPGEDTSLTLTLRQPMVLDRGQRFTLRDGNKTIGTGLVTDILTIVDEDKHNWG; translated from the exons ATGGCTGCGCTCCTGGGTTTTCGTGCGTGCCTGTCCG cTCTGCAGTTGACCTCCCCCGGTTTACTGCACAGCTCCTATAAACTG TGTGCAGTTCCTCTAAATCGGAGGAATTTTGCTGCGGAGGCGAAGAAGGTTTTCTCTCGTGATAAACCCCATGTGAACATCGGCACCATTGGTCATGTAGACCACGGCAAGACCACCCTTACGGCCGCTATCACCAAAG TTCTTGCTGAGGCAGGTGGTGCGCGTTATAAGAAATATGAGGATATTGATAACGCTCCAGAGGAGAAAGCAAGAGGAATTACCATCAACGCCTCGCACGTTGAATACACCACTGCCAACAGACACTACGCACACACAGACTGCCCTGGACATGCAGACTACGTCAAG AACATGATCACAGGAACGGCTCAGCTTGATGGCTGCATCCTGGTGGTGGCCGCGACCGACGGTCAGATGCCTCAGACCCGTGAGCACCTCCTGCTGGCGCGGCAGATCGGTGTGGAGAACGTCGTGGTGTTCGTGAACAAAGCCGATGCCGTCGAGGACAAGGAAATGCTGGACCTGGTGGAGCTGGAGATCAGAGAGCTGCTCACAGAGTTCGGCTACGATGGGGAAAACACTCCCGTCGTGATCGGATCAGCACTCTGCGCTCTGGAG AACAGGGATCCGGAGCTGGGTATTAATGCTGTGATGAAGCTTTTGGAGGTGGTGGATACGTATATTCCTTTGCCAAAGAGAGAACTAGAGAAGCCATTCTTGCTGCCTATAGAGGGAGTCTATTCTATTCCAG GTCGTGGGACTGTGGTCACTGGCACACTAGAGCGAGGTGTGATCAGAAAAGGGGATGAGTGTGAATTCATGGGACACAGTCGTTCTTTCAAGTCCGTCGTCACTG GTATTGAGATGTTCCATCAGTCACTGGACCGGGCGGAGGCGGGCGATAATCTGGGTGCTCTGGTCCGCGGACTGAAGAGAGAGGATGTTAGAAGAGGTATGGTGATGAGCAAACCTGTATCCATCCAGCCACACCAGAAGGTCAAAGCTCAG GTCTATGTTCTGAGTAAAGAGGAGGGTGGTCGCCACAAACCGTTCGTCACAAATTTCATGCCCGTCATGTTCTCTCTCACATGGGACATGGCCTGTCGAGTGGAGCTTCCTGCGGGCAag GAGATGGTAATGCCGGGAGAGGACACGTCATTAACTCTGACCCTCAGACAGCCCATGGTTCTTGATAGAGGTCAAAGGTTCACGCTCAGGGATGGCAACAAAACCATCGGCACGGGTCTGGTCACAGATATCCTCACCATCGTAGATGAGGACAAACACAACTGGGGCTGA